ATATGACTGTTCCACCATCAGTGTATGGCTTCCATGGATCAACGCACTGGAGATATGCATGCTCTTTATCTTCTGGCTTGGTTAAGCCTAGTTTAACTGGGTCAGCCCCCTCATCCAATGCAACAGCATAATGCAATATAACTGAGAGGGCATGAATGCAGAGTGCATCCGTCTTCCCTAAAACAATTCTTGGACCATCAATTACAATTTTATCTCCAACTTTATGTAC
The Candidatus Methanomethylicota archaeon genome window above contains:
- a CDS encoding TIGR04076 family protein; this encodes MLEVEVIEVRGKCPVHKVGDKIVIDGPRIVLGKTDALCIHALSVILHYAVALDEGADPVKLGLTKPEDKEHAYLQCVDPWKPYTDGGTVIFRVRKVK